In the Desulfuromonas sp. DDH964 genome, TTCGGCACCCGCATCCAGCCACTGACCATCAACCTGCCCAAACCGATGATCCCGCTGATCAACCGACCGATCATGGCGCACATCGTCGATTTGCTGAAGGGGCACGGCATCAACGACCTGATCCTGCTCCTCTACCACCAGCCGGAGATCATCAAGAATTATTTCGGCGACGGCAGCGAGTTCGGTATCCACATTACCTACGTCACCCCCCTGGAGGATTTCGGTACCGCCGGCGCGGTCAAGGCTGCGGCCAAGTTTCTCGACGAACGCTTTCTGATCATCAGCGGCGACCTGCTCACCGACTTCGACCTCTCCCGGGTTTTGGCCTTCCATGAGGCCAATCAGGCTCTGGCGACGGTCACTTTGACCAGCGTCAAGGACCCGCTCCAGTTCGGCGTCGTGATTACCGACAAGGACGGGCGGATCAGCAAGTTTCTCGAAAAGCCCGGCTGGGGAGAGGTCTTTTCCGACACCATCAACACCGGTATCTACGTCGTCGAGCCGGAGGTCCTCGACCTGATCCCGGCCGGCGAAAACCGCGACTGGTCCAAGGATGTCTTTCCCCAGATGCTCGCTGAGGGGGCCGCCCTCTTCGGGTGCACCCTGCAGGGGTACTGGGCGGATATCGGCAATACCGACGCCTACCTCGAAGCGACCAGCGACATCACCTCCGGCCGGGTGGCGGTGCCCATCCAGGAACGCCAGGTCGGCCCGAACCTCTATCTCGGCAACGAGGCCGAAGTGGGCGCCGACCATTCACGGCTGGAGGGGATGGTGGTCCTGGGTGAGAATACCCAGGTCCTCGGCCGGGCCCGGCTCAAAAACTGCGTGGTCGGCCGCAACTGCCTGATCGAAGACGGCTGCGAACTGGAGAATGCCGTTCTCTGGGACAACGTCTACCTGCGGCGCGGCGCCAGCATCCACGGGGCGGTCCTCTGCCACCGGGTCCGCGTCGGCCAGGAGGTGGTCATCGAGGAGGGGGCGGTCATCGGGGACGAAACCGAGATCGGCGACAAGGCCCTGATCAAAAAGGATGTCAAGGTCTGGCCGCGCAAGGTGATCGAGGGGGGCGCCATTGTCACCACCAACCTGATCTGGGGGGAGAAGTGGCGCAAGTCTCTTTTTGAAGGGGCGATGGTCCGCGGCCTGACCAATGTCGAGCTGACCCCCGAATTTTCGGCCAAGCTTGGCGCCGCCTACGGCTCGACCCTCCCCAAGGATGCCTTTATCCTCGCCGGCCGCGACGCCATCCGCGCCTCGCGCATGCTCAAACGCTCCTTTGTCGGCGGCCTGCTCTCGGCCGGCATCAATGTACGCGACGCCAAGATGATTTCGCTGCCGGTGCTGCGCTACAAGCTGGCGACCTTTGGCGAGGTCGGCGGCGTTCACTTCCGCCAGTCCCCCGACGACCCGGCAACGACCGAGATTCTCTTCTTTGACGGCGAAGGAAACGAAATCTCCTCGTCGATGGCGAAGGGGATCGAGCGCATCTATTACAAGGAAAACTTCCGCCGCGTCCATTTTTCCGAACCGGGCGGCATTGCCGATATTCCGAAGATCTACGACTATTATCGCGAGGGCTTCCTGCGCGCCCTCGATGGCGAGTTGCTGCGCGGCAGCGCCACCAAGGTGGTGATCGACATCAACCATTCGCCGGCCGGCGACCTGCTGCCGGGACTCCTCAACCAGCTTGGCTGCGAGGTGATCGAACTCAACTCGCACCTGCTCGACAGCAAGTCCGGCAGCACGCCGGAGCAGGTCGCACGCTCCATGGACCAGCTTTCCAAAATCGTCGCCACCCTCGGCGCCACCGCCGGCTTCTGGCTCGGCCCCTCCGGCGAGCGGCTCAAGCTGATCGACGAAACCGGGGCGGTCCTTTCCGACATCGAGGCCCTGACCGCCCTCACCGCCCTCGTCTGCCGCTGCGCCGGGCCGGGCTCGCTGGCCGTACCGGTGGCCGCGCCGCTGACGGTCGAGGACCTGGCCACCGAGGCCGGGATGACGGTTAAGCGGACCAAGAGTGACGGCCGCTCCCTGGTCGAGATGGGGCACGAACCGCAGGTGAAGTTCAGCGCGGCGCTGGATGGCCGTTTCGCCTTCCCGGCTTTTCAGGCCAATTTTGACGCCATGTTCACCGTCGCCAAGGTCCTCGAAATGCTCGCCGGCAGCGGCTGCAGCCTCGGCCAGCTGCGCCGCGACCTGCCGCAGCGCCACTACCTGAGCGCCCAGCTCGCCTGCTCCTGGGATTACAAAGGGGGGATCATGCGACGGATGAGCGAAGACTCGGTCGACCTCGACGCTTCCTTTATCGATGGCGTCAAGGTCAACCTCGGCGACGCCTGGGCACTGATTCTCCCCGACCAGCACCGTCCGCTGGTGCATGTGGTGGTCGAAGCGCTCGATGAGAAGCGGGCCACGGAATTGTTCGACAGCTATTGCCGCAAAGTCGAAGAATGGAAGCAGGAGCTGGCAAAGGAGTAGCCCGCTCCCCCAGTTTCATGGTACAGAAGAGGCGAGGCGGTAACCGGGCTTGCCACCTGCGCCAGACCATAGAGCCGCTGCCAGCTCTCTTGACATTCTTTTGACCTTCTTGCCGAGGCACCCTGCCACCGCGCCGGCTGTCGACCTGAACTGTTATCCCTGATCGCATCGGAACTGTTTTGAACTCATCCATGACCGCTCTCCCCCCCGGCTATCGTTACTTCCCTCTCGGTATCCCGCTCACCGCCCGGGCGCTGCAAGAACTCGCCTTGCCCCGGGAACTGCGGGTACCGCCACCGGCGCGACGCCTCTATGCCTTGCGTGAGGTGGCAAACCGTTTCGATTCCCGCCAGGCGTCGGTGAGTGGCAGCGCCGCCCAGCTCAACCTGCTGGCCCTCCTCTGCAGCGCCCAGCGCCTGATCACCCGGCGCTATCTGGAGCGCAACAGCGCCCGCCTCGACGGCCAGGGGCTGCGCAGCAAGGGGAAGAGCATGCCGCTGGCAGACTGGCCGCAGGTAATGGCCCGCTTCGGCGAGCTCTTTCCTCCCCCCTGGGAGCCGGCAGCGCCACCTGACGACCTCCCCGACCTGGTCGCGACGGAATTGCTGGTTCTTGCTGTTCAATCGGAAAACCGCGCCGCCGCCCCCTATCGCCCCCTTTTCGATCCGGCCCCCCTCGACGCCGTCTGTCCCTGGCGCAGCCTGGTCAGCGAGCTCGACCAGCGCCTGGCCCCCAAGCGGCAATCTGGCCGCCTCGGCGGCTCCCTCCTCGCCCTGTTGCGCGAGCCCCTGGCAGCAGCCCCCGACTCCCTGGCCGGCCAGCTCGGCTACATACGCGCGGCCTGGGGCGAACTGCTGCCGGAAGAATTTCTCGCCGGACTGGAAATCGCCTTCGCCGTCCTCGCCGAGGAGGAACGTGACCGCGGTGACGGCGGCCCCGGCCCCCTCGTCGCCCCGGGCTTTTCGCCGGCAGCCGGAGCGGAGCCGGAGCCGGAAGCCTTCTCCCGCGACGCCGACTGGATGAGCAGCACGGTGCTGGTGGCCAAGTCGGTCTATGTCTGGCTCGACCAGCTCTCGCGCACCTACCAACGGGAGGTCGTCCGACTCGACCAGATTCCCGGCGAGGAACTCGATCGCCTCGCGCGCTGGGGCTTCTCGGCTCTCTGGCTGATCGGTCTCTGGCGCCGTTCGGACGCTTCGCGCATCATCAAGCAGCGCATGGGCAACCCCGAGGCGGTCGCCTCGGCCTACTCCCTCGACGATTACCAGGTCGCCGACGACCTCGGCGGCGACGCAGCCCTCGCCACCCTCGAAGCGGAATGCCGGCGGCGCGGGATCCGCCTCGCCTGCGATGTCGTCCCCAATCATACCGGCATCGATTCGCGCTGGGTCCGGGAGCATCCCGACTGGTATATCCAGCTCGACCACCCCCCCTACCCGGGTTACTCCTTTTCCGGTCCCGACCTCTCCTCCACCGGCGAGATCGAGCTGCGCATCGAAGACGGCTACTGGGACCACAGCGACGCCGCCGTCGTCTTCCAGCGCCGGGACCGGCGCAACGGCGAGGTCCGCTACCTCTACCACGGCAACGACGGCACCCACATGCCATGGAACGATACCGCCCAGCTCAACTTCCTGCTGCCGCAGGTGCGCGAGGCGATGATTGCCACCATCATCCGGGTCGCACGTCGCTTTCGCATCATCCGTTTCGATGCCGCCATGACCCTGGCCAAGCGTCACTTCCAGCGCCTCTGGTTCCCCCTTCCCGGCGGCGGCGCCGGCGTCCCGAGCCGGGCGGAGCACGCCATGAGCCGGGAGGCCTTCGAGAGTCTTTTCCCGCTGGAGTTCTGGCGCGAGGTGGTCGACCGGGTCGCCGCCGAGGTTCCCGACACCCTCCTCCTTGCCGAAGCCTTCTGGCTGATGGAAGGCTACTTCGTGCGCACCCTCGGCATGCACCGGGTCTACAACAGCGCTTTCATGCACATGCTGAAACAGGAGGAGAACGCCAAGTACCGCGGGGTATTGAAGAATATCCTCGAGTTCAATCCCGAGATCCTCAAGCGCTTCGTCAACTTCATGAACAATCCGGACGAGGCGACGGCGGTGGAGCAGTTTGGCAAGGGGGACAAGTATTTTGGCGTCGCGGTGCTCCTCGCCACCCTCCCCGGCCTGCCGATGTTCGGCCATGGCCAGATCGAGGGACTGCGTGAGAAGTACGGCATGGAATACCGCCGCGCCTACCTCGACGAAGCGCCGGATGCCGGCTTTATCGCCCACCACGAAGCCCAGATCTGCCCGCTGCTGCAACGGCGCTGGCTTTTCAGTGAGGCGGCGGCCTTCGAGCTCTACGATTTCGAGAGCGGAGGAAACGTCAACGAGGATGTCTTCGCCTACAGCAACGCCTGTGGCGGCG is a window encoding:
- a CDS encoding alpha-amylase family glycosyl hydrolase, with the protein product MTALPPGYRYFPLGIPLTARALQELALPRELRVPPPARRLYALREVANRFDSRQASVSGSAAQLNLLALLCSAQRLITRRYLERNSARLDGQGLRSKGKSMPLADWPQVMARFGELFPPPWEPAAPPDDLPDLVATELLVLAVQSENRAAAPYRPLFDPAPLDAVCPWRSLVSELDQRLAPKRQSGRLGGSLLALLREPLAAAPDSLAGQLGYIRAAWGELLPEEFLAGLEIAFAVLAEEERDRGDGGPGPLVAPGFSPAAGAEPEPEAFSRDADWMSSTVLVAKSVYVWLDQLSRTYQREVVRLDQIPGEELDRLARWGFSALWLIGLWRRSDASRIIKQRMGNPEAVASAYSLDDYQVADDLGGDAALATLEAECRRRGIRLACDVVPNHTGIDSRWVREHPDWYIQLDHPPYPGYSFSGPDLSSTGEIELRIEDGYWDHSDAAVVFQRRDRRNGEVRYLYHGNDGTHMPWNDTAQLNFLLPQVREAMIATIIRVARRFRIIRFDAAMTLAKRHFQRLWFPLPGGGAGVPSRAEHAMSREAFESLFPLEFWREVVDRVAAEVPDTLLLAEAFWLMEGYFVRTLGMHRVYNSAFMHMLKQEENAKYRGVLKNILEFNPEILKRFVNFMNNPDEATAVEQFGKGDKYFGVAVLLATLPGLPMFGHGQIEGLREKYGMEYRRAYLDEAPDAGFIAHHEAQICPLLQRRWLFSEAAAFELYDFESGGNVNEDVFAYSNACGGEHTLVVYHNRSSETAGRLRRAVAKAFPGSGEPNLRQTSLAAALGVGPEGEPLWRWREERTGSEFLLGAEELRNNGLFLQLGAYDYRVFTGLRPQPDPEGHWRELAGHLAGRGVADLDRELGRWRAREVTAQLRRLLATETPWPLAAGAGTRKKTQKEAADEGLRQRLDEVFLAFARATGLAEESSARTAALLADLAALQHGCGLPGRSAAVRAALAQLRALCFPDQLPAAVLVVLLCLEGIAADGPDRSRAAELLLDEAFPEGTIPAPATLVRLLLRHHDSWTAAATDLTELFAAAEVGRYLLVHQADGVVWFNRERAIAWLDGLTLVGALALCRDETLSSAALGRQLAALTDRRTLLLQQAESAGYRLDRFLMTPPE
- a CDS encoding mannose-1-phosphate guanyltransferase gives rise to the protein MKAVLMAGGFGTRIQPLTINLPKPMIPLINRPIMAHIVDLLKGHGINDLILLLYHQPEIIKNYFGDGSEFGIHITYVTPLEDFGTAGAVKAAAKFLDERFLIISGDLLTDFDLSRVLAFHEANQALATVTLTSVKDPLQFGVVITDKDGRISKFLEKPGWGEVFSDTINTGIYVVEPEVLDLIPAGENRDWSKDVFPQMLAEGAALFGCTLQGYWADIGNTDAYLEATSDITSGRVAVPIQERQVGPNLYLGNEAEVGADHSRLEGMVVLGENTQVLGRARLKNCVVGRNCLIEDGCELENAVLWDNVYLRRGASIHGAVLCHRVRVGQEVVIEEGAVIGDETEIGDKALIKKDVKVWPRKVIEGGAIVTTNLIWGEKWRKSLFEGAMVRGLTNVELTPEFSAKLGAAYGSTLPKDAFILAGRDAIRASRMLKRSFVGGLLSAGINVRDAKMISLPVLRYKLATFGEVGGVHFRQSPDDPATTEILFFDGEGNEISSSMAKGIERIYYKENFRRVHFSEPGGIADIPKIYDYYREGFLRALDGELLRGSATKVVIDINHSPAGDLLPGLLNQLGCEVIELNSHLLDSKSGSTPEQVARSMDQLSKIVATLGATAGFWLGPSGERLKLIDETGAVLSDIEALTALTALVCRCAGPGSLAVPVAAPLTVEDLATEAGMTVKRTKSDGRSLVEMGHEPQVKFSAALDGRFAFPAFQANFDAMFTVAKVLEMLAGSGCSLGQLRRDLPQRHYLSAQLACSWDYKGGIMRRMSEDSVDLDASFIDGVKVNLGDAWALILPDQHRPLVHVVVEALDEKRATELFDSYCRKVEEWKQELAKE